The DNA window TCGCGGTCGCACCGAAATATCTCGACCGAATTTCACACACCGCAAGGCCCGTGCGTATTCGTGCCGCTGCCCGGCGATCGCTGCAGCGTGGTGTGGGTCGCGGCGCCCAAGGAAGCCCAGCGGCTGATCGCGTTGGGAGATGACGAGCTTTCCGAGGCCGCGGAAAAACAGTCGCACTCCATCCTCGGCCGTCTCCGGGTCGAGCCCGGGCGTCATTTGTTTCCGCTGGCGATCGAGCAGCCCAGGCAATTCGGCAGCCATCGCATCGTGCTGGTCGGGGAAGCCGCCCATGTGCTGCCGCCGATCGGCGCGCAGGGCCTCAACATGGGGTTGCGCGATGCCGGCGATATTGCCGATATCGTTGGGCAGGCGATCGCGGCGAACGAAGATCCGGGCGCACCGCGTGTGCTGAAGCGTTACGATTCGGCGCGGCGCGCCGATGTCGCCAGCCGGACCTTCGCCATCGACATCGCGAACCGCTCCCTGCTCTCTGGTTTTCTGCCCGTGCAATCGCTCCGCGCTGCCGGCCTGCATCTGATCGGCTCGATAGGGCCGCTTCGTCGTCTCGCCATGCGCGAGGGGCTTTCGCCTTCCTGGCGGCCGACGCGGCGGGTCAGCTAGGGATTATCGAAACACCAGCCGGCCGGTCTGCATCAGCCACATCACGCTGGTAAGCGTGATGACGGACGCGAACGTGCCGATCAGCACCGCGACCGATGCGGGCTCGATCCAACTGTCGTTCTGGCGCGCGATCACAAACACATTCAGCGCCGGCGGCAGCGATGCCATCAGTACCGCGGTGGCCGCCCATGGTTGTGCAAATGGCCCAAGCAGCACCATCAATCCGATCACGAGCAGCGGATGGATCAGGATTTTGACCGCGATGACGGCGGGCACCTCCCAGGGCACCCGGCCGAACGGGCGCAGCGCGACCGTCACGCCCAATACAAACAGCGCCATCGGCGCCGCGGCATTCTGGAGAAACAACAGCATATTGTCGATCGCGACCGGCGGATGAAGGTGCAGCGCTGCGGCGAGTGCTCCCGCGCAAGCCGACATGATCAGCGGATTCAAAACGATCTGCCGTACCACGAGACCGAGCGTATGCAGCCAATGCCGGCGTTTGCCATCGGTCAGCGCAATCAACAGCGGTACGATCGAAAATAGAAAGATGCTGTCACAGCAGAAAATCAGGGCGGTAGGTGCTGCGGCCCTGGAGCCGAGCACAGCCAGCGCCAGGCCGGGGCCCATATAGCCGATATTGCCATAACCGCCCGAAAGGCCCGCCAGGGTCGCCTCACGGAAGGACAGCCGCCCGATCAGCCGGCCTGCAAACAGCGCCAGTACGAAGGCGCTGGCGGTGCCGAGGGTGGTCGCAATCAGGAATGGCGGGTTGTTGAGTTCCGAAAACGGCGTCTTCGACGTGATCCCGAACAGCAGAGCGGGCAGCGACACATATAGCAGAAAGAAGTTCATCCATGCCAAACCCTGCTCGGGCAGACCCTTGGCCTTGCCGCAGGCAAAGCCAATGAAGATCAGGCCGAAATACGGTAGGGCCAGATTGAGAATGTCGACCATGGGGATGCGGCTTTTTCATCGTTGTTGGCCCTGATCGGCACGTGGGACAGACCAGCCAAAGCAAAGGTTAATTCGCCCGTTTGCCTCTAGCATCGGCCACAATCATGGTCTATTCGACGAGCCATGATAAAAACGCGGACCGCCAAGTTTCAGATCGGGCAGATCGTCCGTCACCGGATTTTTTCCTTCCGGGGCGTGGTCTTCGATATCGATCCGGAATTCAACAATACCGAGGAATGGTGGTTGTCGATCCCCGAGGAGGTCCGG is part of the Bradyrhizobium erythrophlei genome and encodes:
- a CDS encoding UbiH/UbiF family hydroxylase, translating into MNDASASYDVIVIGGGPAGLTAAIALAQTGAKTALVARRAPYADNRTTALLGGSVDLLRQIEVWPRCEAEAAPLRTMRLVDDTGHLIRAPEVRFSCDEIGLEMFGYNIENRALMIALEQRAAELSGLTRFDDEADTACPAEAEVAIHTGGGTSLSARLVVGADGRQSLCREAAGIKVRRRELNQAALTFNVSHSRSHRNISTEFHTPQGPCVFVPLPGDRCSVVWVAAPKEAQRLIALGDDELSEAAEKQSHSILGRLRVEPGRHLFPLAIEQPRQFGSHRIVLVGEAAHVLPPIGAQGLNMGLRDAGDIADIVGQAIAANEDPGAPRVLKRYDSARRADVASRTFAIDIANRSLLSGFLPVQSLRAAGLHLIGSIGPLRRLAMREGLSPSWRPTRRVS
- a CDS encoding AEC family transporter, encoding MVDILNLALPYFGLIFIGFACGKAKGLPEQGLAWMNFFLLYVSLPALLFGITSKTPFSELNNPPFLIATTLGTASAFVLALFAGRLIGRLSFREATLAGLSGGYGNIGYMGPGLALAVLGSRAAAPTALIFCCDSIFLFSIVPLLIALTDGKRRHWLHTLGLVVRQIVLNPLIMSACAGALAAALHLHPPVAIDNMLLFLQNAAAPMALFVLGVTVALRPFGRVPWEVPAVIAVKILIHPLLVIGLMVLLGPFAQPWAATAVLMASLPPALNVFVIARQNDSWIEPASVAVLIGTFASVITLTSVMWLMQTGRLVFR